The following proteins are encoded in a genomic region of Corylus avellana chromosome ca4, CavTom2PMs-1.0:
- the LOC132178380 gene encoding uncharacterized protein LOC132178380, whose product MSLHLHQPCGFLTNNLFREKSRITLSIKQLEEDPLLETLDKVIPQDASTIPDSLSNSDISTIEPLPGLESIFEELLQEDGIDDVRIIRQGFEKRVVSQDLQLWLSNAPPTNQKFTLLARAGRQVQEIHLRTSLDQEGIKKALQRALERVP is encoded by the exons ATGTCTCTTCATTTG CACCAACCATGTGGGTTTTTGACGAACAATCTATTCAGGGAAAAGTCAAGGATTACCCTGTCAATCAAGCAGTTAGAGGAAGATCCACTTCTAGAAACTTTGGACAAGGTTATACCTCAG GATGCCTCTACTATTCCTGATTCTTTGAGCAATAGCGACATCAGTACTATTGAACCGCTTCCAGGGCTTGAATCGATATTTGAAGAGCTACTACAGGAAGATGG CATAGATGATGTAAGAATCATTAGACAAGGGTTTGAGAAACGGGTGGTTTCACAAGATCTGCAGCTTTGGCTTTCAAAT GCACCACCCACTAACCAGAAATTCACTCTCCTTGCCCGTGCTGGAAGGCAG GTGCAGGAAATACATCTGAGAACGTCGCTTGATCAGGAAGGAATCAAAAAGGCATTGCAGCGAGCATTAGAACGTGTCCCATAA